One region of Candidatus Sulfotelmatobacter sp. genomic DNA includes:
- a CDS encoding SRPBCC domain-containing protein has translation MPTQKDASGRRFIAVETEVPGTPEEVWKAIATGPGLTAWFVPTQLEERAGGAIEMNFGPGMESKSEIRDWDPPRRFIAENPEGIGPGSPAMATEWTVEAKAGGTCRVRVVHSWFSSTDDWDKQFESVEKGWPAFFRILNGYLTHFRGQPCTQVQLMAFAPELEKAWADLSQPLGLAGARVGQSVKSSGDAPRFAAVVEYVAQKASPELTVRLDQPAPGLAHLSAVKMGGQAYVYLCLYLYGHAAGAVAGREEPVWQAWLNRLFPAPVEQAEG, from the coding sequence ATGCCCACCCAGAAAGACGCGTCCGGACGGCGCTTCATTGCCGTCGAAACCGAAGTTCCCGGAACCCCCGAAGAAGTCTGGAAGGCGATCGCGACTGGACCGGGGCTGACGGCGTGGTTCGTCCCGACGCAGCTCGAAGAGCGGGCAGGGGGAGCGATCGAGATGAACTTCGGCCCCGGCATGGAGTCGAAGTCCGAGATCAGGGATTGGGATCCGCCGCGACGCTTCATCGCCGAGAACCCGGAAGGTATCGGGCCGGGTTCACCGGCGATGGCGACCGAGTGGACGGTCGAGGCGAAGGCGGGCGGAACCTGTCGCGTGCGCGTCGTGCACAGCTGGTTTTCGAGCACCGACGACTGGGACAAGCAATTCGAGAGCGTCGAGAAGGGATGGCCGGCGTTCTTCCGGATCCTCAATGGCTACCTGACCCACTTCCGCGGCCAGCCGTGCACGCAGGTCCAGCTCATGGCCTTCGCACCCGAGTTGGAAAAGGCGTGGGCCGACTTGAGCCAGCCGCTCGGCCTCGCGGGCGCGAGGGTCGGACAATCGGTGAAATCATCCGGGGACGCGCCACGCTTTGCGGCGGTTGTCGAGTACGTGGCGCAGAAGGCATCTCCCGAGCTCACCGTTCGTCTCGATCAACCCGCGCCGGGCCTCGCGCATCTCTCCGCCGTGAAGATGGGCGGCCAAGCGTACGTATATCTCTGTCTCTATCTGTACGGCCACGCCGCAGGTGCGGTGGCCGGACGCGAAGAGCCGGTGTGGCAGGCGTGGCTCAATCGGCTGTTTCCGGCGCCGGTCGAGCAGGCCGAGGGATAG
- a CDS encoding helix-turn-helix domain-containing protein, which yields MEAIADLEVIDDPSAAVVALDPIRARLLAELAEPGSAASLASRVGLTRQKVNYHLRALEAHGLVRSVEKRRWGGLVERRVVATAASYVVSPAALGDVASDPARASDRLSAHYLIALAARVVREVGEMLRASREQGKQLATLGLDTEIRFRSPAERAAFTSELTQAIAGLVARYHDVAAPGGRAHRLILVAHPSPRKSRT from the coding sequence ATGGAAGCCATTGCCGACCTCGAAGTCATCGACGATCCCTCGGCCGCCGTGGTGGCGCTCGATCCGATTCGCGCGCGCCTGCTGGCCGAGCTGGCCGAGCCCGGGTCGGCGGCGTCGCTCGCCAGTCGCGTCGGGCTCACGCGCCAGAAGGTGAACTATCACCTGCGCGCGCTCGAGGCGCACGGGCTGGTTCGCTCGGTTGAAAAGCGTCGTTGGGGGGGGCTGGTCGAGCGACGGGTGGTCGCCACGGCCGCCTCGTACGTGGTGTCTCCGGCCGCGCTCGGCGATGTCGCCAGCGATCCCGCTCGCGCCTCCGACCGACTCTCGGCTCACTATCTGATCGCGCTGGCCGCGCGCGTGGTGCGCGAGGTGGGCGAGATGCTGCGTGCCTCCAGGGAGCAGGGCAAGCAGCTCGCGACGCTCGGCCTCGACACCGAAATTCGCTTTCGCTCTCCCGCCGAGCGCGCGGCGTTCACCTCCGAGCTCACTCAGGCGATCGCCGGGCTGGTCGCGCGCTATCACGATGTGGCGGCGCCCGGCGGTCGCGCGCATCGACTCATTCTTGTCGCCCACCCCTCACCGCGGAAGTCTCGAACCTAG
- a CDS encoding DUF5674 family protein, which produces MSPLEPILRPITRARLKELAEASFGEMIKAVVDSRRRVMVVGGELHADEEQWLLDSGSAQADLWGINLYPADSSESWIEFDSMINVRPAQGNPSRGVENQDARAVIRSVVEELVQP; this is translated from the coding sequence ATGTCTCCGCTGGAGCCGATCCTGCGTCCGATCACCCGCGCCCGACTCAAGGAGCTTGCCGAAGCCAGCTTCGGAGAAATGATCAAGGCGGTGGTCGATTCCCGCCGCCGCGTCATGGTCGTGGGCGGGGAGCTTCACGCGGACGAGGAGCAGTGGTTGCTGGACAGCGGCTCCGCGCAGGCGGATCTCTGGGGGATCAACCTCTATCCAGCCGATTCATCCGAGAGCTGGATCGAATTCGACTCGATGATCAACGTGCGGCCGGCGCAGGGCAACCCCAGCCGCGGCGTCGAGAATCAAGACGCTCGAGCCGTCATCCGTTCTGTCGTCGAGGAGTTGGTTCAGCCTTGA